TTTTCTGGAAGGctctggaatgttctggaatgtcTCTGGAGTCTGAAGTCTCAGGGCCTCAGAACTCCGCAGAATCAGAATCTTCTTATTTCCAAACCTGTGATTCCATAGACCTTGGGATATTGGAATTCTAAGGCTGGAACTTTGACATTCCAGAAGCCTGTAGCATCTGTACCCTAGCGTCTCCCTGTGGGGCGTTACCCTTGGCCCTGGGTCACCACAGGCTCTGCGATGTTGGGGCGAACGGCTCCCTCAGGGTCACCCAGCCAACAGCAGGATCCCAGCCCGTGGTCCTCGAGTGCTGTCCACACGGGGTCCAGGGCACGGGCGGGCCGGCAGGAAGGGCCGAGGCCCTCATACTGTCCCTGCGTGTCCAGGCTGGGCGTGGCTGCCCACGGGGAGAGCCGGCCCTGCCTCCAGCCGACACCAGAGGCCACCAGCTGCACCATCCCAGACGTCCAGATGTTTTCCATGGTGCCATACATACTCAACGTCACGGCTGTGCAGCCccggggcaccagcagcagcttCGTGCCCTTTGTTCCGGAACACATCAGTGAGTGTGGGCAGCGATGGGGGGTGTGGAGGCCATCAGcttgctcctgcccctcccccctctcaccACCCACCTCCTGTCACCCATCCTGGGTCCCATCAGCCCCACCTTGGTATTTCTTCGAGAAGAGACCCACTTTTCCCCATCCTGGGGTCCCAGACTCCAGCCCTCACCCCCACAGTCCGTCCTCCCCACAGTGGCCACCAGAGGGTGCACACGAGCCTCCGAGTCGGGTCCAGccctcctctgcccacagccctccAGGACTCCCAAGCCCTCCTCCCCTGGATCCCCAGGGCCCTGCGCAcctgccccatcccctccctgccctcctccctctctcctcctcactccTTCTACTGCAGCCACACacacctcctctgtccctccaacACACCAGGCAggtcctgccccaggacctttgcactgtcTGTGCCCTCTGCCCGGAATCCTCTTCCCCCAGATCTCTCTGGGGGAGTtcattccctcacctccttcaggccTCTACTCATCTCCTCAGTGAGCTCCTCCCACCCCCGCCAACTCTCCGAGCACATTGTCGGATTGCAAACCCTCATATGTTGCTGGTGGTTAATAAGAAAGTCTAGGGTCACCAGGGGGGCTCAcgcagttaagtgtttgactcttgagttcggctcaggtcatgatcgcgctgttgtgagattgagcaccCCCGTTGGGCTCAGCGCTGGATGTggcgcctgcttgagatatttcctctctctctctccccctctccctgcctctcccccattgaCACTGTCTCtttccgtctctcaaaaaaaaaaaaaaaaaaagacacgagaGGCCACATAGGGTGGGATTCCCTTTAtgggaaatgtccagaacaggctcACCGTCGATAAGCATCTGATTGCGTGAAGGAGGGAATCTGCCATCCCTTCCTGACCCCGCATCCTGCTCGCCCATCAGTCAAACCGGACCCTCCAGAAGGCGTCCGCCTGAGCCCCATCCCTGGGCAGCGGCTGTGGGTGCAGTGGGAGCCCCCCCGGTCCTGGCCCTTCCCGGAGACCTTCTCACTCAAGTACTGGATCCGATACAAGCATCACAGATCTGCTCGCTTCCGCCAGGTGAGGAGgacgaggggaggaggggagggtggttcCCGGGTAGAGGGCACCGCGGGAGCAGGCGGGAGCAGGCGTGCGCTGGGGCCTCAAACGCAGCCAGGGCGCCACTTGGGGGCAGCCCCGGGATTGGACTCCTGGCTGTCTACCCAAAGGGACGGCCGATGGGAACTCGAACAAATCTTCGCACATACACGTCCACGGCAGCGCCGTTCACAACAGCCGAAGCGTGGAAACTGCCCGAATGTCAACGGATGAATTAGAGAAACACAGGCGTCCACCGCGCACGCGCCCCTCCCTGGGTCGCGAGCAGGAGCGAGGCGCCCCCACCCGCCGCGCAGGGAGGGAACCAGACACGAGGGGCCACGTGGTGCGAGCCCACGTGGgtgaaacgtccagaacaggcTCATCCACGGACGGGAAGGGGGCTCGTGCCtgcccggggctggggggggtgggggggcgcggggtgggggaggttgcTGATGAGCACATGGCTTCCTTTTGGGGTGTTGGGATGTTCTGGAACGAGAGTTGACGGTTGCACAACAGTGGGAAGGGACTCAGTGCCGCTGGATGGTATCTTTGGATGGGTGAATTTCATGTCATGTGACTCTCACCTTGCTTGAAAACAAATCggttgttttgcatttttacaaaGTGAACAAACAAGTAAGGGCAGGGTACTGAGAAGGTCAGCTGTGTACCAGACAGCCTCGGATGCGGGGACCAGGAGCTCAGGGCTTCTTCAGTCCCGTCTCTTAGGCCTTTCCGGGAAGACGGAAATGTTCTCCGTCTGCACCCAAATTGTACCACGAACCACACGTGactgcaaggggggggggggggtagacaaggatctggccttttttttttttaagtttatttatttattttgagagggagaggaaggctaTGCACGCgcgagttgggaaggggcagagagagcgaggagagagaatcccaagcaggctccgcagggTCAGTCAGGAGCCCGACGGGGGACGGGGCTCCAGCTCCCAAaccggtgagatcgtgacctgagctgacatcagagtcagatgcttaaccgactgagccacccaggcttcccgcTAAGGAACtggcttttaagttttatttagtgttcattaattttattttaaatattttcgcAATCCTTAAAACTGAGACAGAATTTGCATGCCATAAAACTCGCCGTTTTAAAGTGCACAACGCTATACGTAGCCTGTGGCTTTGAGTGTATTCGCAAAGTTGCGCAACCTTTAATGAATCTAAATGCAAAATGTCAGTCACCGCATCCGGCGACCATCAGGAcaggtcagggcagagcccagagggAGCCAGTCAGGTCTGGGGCTAGGAGGTTGCCTCTGGGGGCTGGGATGGGTCGTCCTTGAGGATGAGGGGGACCCGGCAGGAAGAAAGGGCCGGctctgggagggagggtgggaataTCAGGCCAGAGAATTGCTGAGTGCGTGCCTCCCTCGTGCCCACGGGTTGTCGTCTACGGAGGTGGCcgagtgaggatgtggagaggtCAGTGCCTCGGCAAGAAGATTTAGTAGATTTCCCGACAGAGGGGGGCCCTGGGGCAACATCAGGACGGTCAGGAGGCAGAAACAGGAGCCCGGCTGTGCCTCTGTTGGGATTTCCACGGAAAGGCAAGGCAGGACGAGGCAGACAGCTCGGGGTTGGCGAGTCTGAAGGGCTCTGGGCTGCACCCACCCCAGAGGCTTTGAGGCAGGGGGAGTGTCGgcttgaaagagagaggaagaggggtgtGAGTCCAATCGAGTCCAATCGGCGGGTTTGTGGGTTTGTACGGGAGAGGCAGGCTCCTGGCCTGCTTGCGAACTCTGAGACTCGGCTGACCCTGGTCAGCAAGATGTTGAAGATCTCGAATCGGAAGATACCGAAAACTTACAAACAAGGTTAACCCAGGGGGCCAGGAGGGAGCCCGGAGGAGGAGTGGGGTGCTGGGGTTTGGCTGCTGAGACAGCCTGGGGGCCCGTGCAGGCCCCCAAGGAATCCTGAACCGGCGGCTCTGGGGCCAGGGATGGGGAAGGCCCAACGCGGTGGAGGAGGCCGCAGAGGACGTGTTTTTTGGATTGGGTGAGGGTCTGGGTCTTGCAGTTCTGTGCACAGCGGCCCCGCCCAGCCTTGTCCTTCCCACTGACCTGGCCCTCTTTTCTGCTCTCAGGTGGGGCCCATTGAAGCCACATCCTTCACCCTCAGGGCATTGAGGCCCCAGGCCAAGTACTGCATCCAGGTGGCCGCTCAGGACCTCACCGACTATGGGGAAGTGAGTGATTGGAGTCTCCCTGCCACTGCCTCCATGATCTGGGGCAAGTAGCGGGGCTTTCTAGAAGccccagaggaggggctgggtcCTTGACGTccaaccctccccctcccccactgccgcGGATGGGACCCAACTGGCCTGGATTCGCTGCTGCTGAGTGGCTGGGCCACTGTGGACAAATCACtttgccccccccgccccgagcctcagtttgtcaatctgtgaaatggggatgtaCTTCTTTCTTAGACCCCAGTACAGGGCTTTTTGAACTGTGAACGTGTgatgttttttattgtttaactAGAAAAAGACTGTTGTTGCTGGAATGAGgattcctcctcccttccttcagtAGACCCAgatgagacccagagaggagagaatggagtGGGACACACACACAGCGACTCCCAGCTCCTATGAATGGGGTCAGGGCTGGAACGGAGGCAGAGCCTGGGGATGGCGGagtcctggggctgggggcaggggttcTGCCTGGGATAGAGGGTGGAATCCGTTCAGTTCAGGCGTTCAGACCGCCTACCTCCTGAAAAGCTGCCTGGGGGTGAGCCTCATTGTGGATGGACACAAAAATGACATGAATCTGGGACACAAAAATGACATACCTCTAGGAGGGGGCAAAGCCTTGCCCACCGAAGACCAGAGAAAATCCACGGTCTTGTTTGTAAATTTCACTCAGAGGTCACCTCGGAGAAGTCTTTCCTGACCACGTGGTCTATGGCCAGCAAAGTCATGGCCCCCCAAAGATACCCAACCCCTAAtgcccagaatctgtgaatacaGTACCTaccatggcaaaagggactttgcaggtgtgattaagaaTCATGAGAATCCTTAATTTGACGATTAAGCATCTTTTATTAAGTTAATGAATATCGAGGCGGGTTATCCTGGATGATCCAGGGGGCCCCAGGATAATGacaagggccagagggagagagaaaaggtgatGTGACAACAGAAGCAGAGGCCAGAGTGATGCCAGGCCATGAGCTGGGGAATGTGGGTGGCCCCTGGAAATtggaaaagtcaaggaaacaCATTCTGCCCTGGAGCCCTCCTCCCATCCactttagacttctgacctccgaACTGCAGGCTAGTAAACGTGTGTGGTTTTAGGACAGGGAGCTTGTGATAATAACCTCGCAGCAGCGACAGGAGGCTCATACACCATCTCAGGGAGCCCTTCTTTCCACTGTCCCAACACTGCCCTGTTGCACCATCCCCAGATCCCTTACCAGGTGTTTGGGTGTGGGAactggtgtatgtgtgtgcaggggaTGTGTATACGGGAGCtggtgtgcgtgcatgtgtgtctgtgtctctggtgtgtgcagGGCAGGTGGCTTTGGAGCTGGTGTGCCTGCATGTGCAGGGGAGATGGGTGTGggagctggtgtgtgtgtgtgtgtgcgcgcgcgcgcagggGAGGAGGGTGTGGAGCCTGGTCTCTGAGTGTCTGCCGGGGACTCCAGGTAAACTTGGGCGGGGTGGCGTCCAGGGTGCTCCTCTGCGGACACGTGCAGCCTGGGGGCGCTGACCCCAGTCCCCAGGTGAGCGGCACGGGAACACGTGTGGGTCCCCGCAGCCCAACACACAGCCTAAGCGCTCAACGCCGACCTCGGTACTCGCTCCAAGAAAGAGCAAACAGTAGGGAATGACTCCAGCAGCGGCCACGGCGCGTCCCGACCGAATATTTAGGAGCTCCTGGTCACCTCTAGGGGGCGGAGCGCCTGCCTTGAACTTCCAATCAACCGGCTCCCGGAGCTTTTGTTGCCAACTACCGAGGTTGCAACTCGGAAGAAGGGATAGCCGGAGTCGGGTCTTGACAGGCGGGGATCTGAGCCAATGAAAAGGGAACCTGCGTATGCTCCAACCAATAATAGAATGAAGGAAGTGACGTCAGCGGAAATACGAGGGACGGTTAAGGAAGTTCGGCGAACACCGAGCCTAAGCGGTCCTCTGGCCCTTGTGGGAGGAGTAGGAGGCAAAGATGTCGGAGCGAAAAGTTTTAAACGTAAGTATTTGGTGACTGGGGCTTTCTACCCGAGAGGGGACATCTCGGAGCTCCGGCCTAGGTGGGCTTCCTGTACTTTCCTATTggaacctttttcttttctccaacgATCTTCCGCAGGGCGTGGCTTTCAGACACCTCCCAATCACCTTCCGTGAGGGGTGGGCCTTCGCGGTGTTTGGGGGCGGAGCTTAGGCTATTTACCAGGTCACGTCCTCTGATTGGATGTTCCGAAGGGAATTAGCCAATCATTTCCCCTGGGAGGGGGGCTTTCGCCTTGAAGAGTATCGGTGTTTTCCCCACGCCACGCCCCAGGGCCGTGGCTCCCGGAAGCCCCGCCCACATACGGGTCTGGCTTTGCTCAGCCCTCCCGTTCTGCTGGTGGGGGAGCCTCCTAACTGTATTGTGAAACGGGGACTTTTGTGAGGTGGAGGGGGGCTCAGAAGTCAGGATGCGGCTTCTGGAAAAGAGAGCTCTTGAATTCCGagttcctgtccccaccccccacccctcaggaaTGTCAGGGGGTGAGCTCCccagcctgggggcggggggggggtaggtCCAGGATGTCAGGCCAAGAGCCCAGATCTGCCGGGTCGGTTTGATGCTCCTTCCTGCGGCTCAGCGCTCTAATCTTTTAAACATTCATGTTAGGAATGCACCCCCAGCCCCGTCGCAGTCCAGTTCAGGTGCTGGACTTCGTGTCCCTGAAAGTCCTTCCATCCTGAGGATCCAACTGGGAACCGTTTCTCTAATTTACTGGTGGATAGTTCTGTGCGCCGGCCGTTGCGCTAGCGGCACGCACATCGCATCAAGGAGGTGGCGGGTTATGTCCGTTCAGATGAgaatgagacccagagagaggggTGATAGCCACGGGGTGGGGGAGTCCAACCCAGGTCCCTGGATCCGTAACCTATGCACCACTGTACCACTGTTACCCCCAGAGTCCTGTCCCcgcagggactcagtttcctcctctgtgaaatgggtacgTCGCACCCCGTCTCCTAGAGTCTTTGCAAGGATTCTGTGGGACTTGGCAGGTAAAGTGCTCCACGTGGCATCTGGCGCCTAGTAGGTGCCCAGAACACAAGCTGCTGTGTTTTCTGATTGTCCGTTGAAGTTGTTTTTACAACCCCAAACTGCCTTCCCCGTACGCCCTGCCTCAGCCTCCCGTGCCGGAGTTAAGACAGCAGAACTGAGGCTGCTATCCTCAGAAAGTCTGGCTGGCGAGGGTGGACCTTGGCTGGCATCCGGGAACTTGAATCTCAGGCTGGTTCCCACTGTTCCCTGATGAGAATGGttcccggggctcaaactctgtaCGAGCAACGTGGTTTACGCTGCGCGTGGGCCCTCCAACTGGAGTCTAGAACGTCAGAACCTGCGAGGCCGTGGGGCCTGCGTGACCTTCCCTCAGCGAAAACCCTGGGCACTGGGTCCCCGTGAGCTTCCGTGGGAGACACCGTCTCACGTGTGTTGTCATATTTCATTACTGGGGTAATCAAGCACGTCCTGTGTGAGCCCGTTGGGAGAAGACCCTGGAACAGTGTGTCTAGTCTCCCCGGGccgccccccccaacacacacaccctgtttcctttgctgatttctctctgtgtccttttgCCGTAACGAGTGGTTGTCACAAGTACGAGCGTACGCGGAGTCCTAGGAGCCGTCACTCGAAGTCATCAAACCCCAGGGCGGTCCTGGGGACCTGGGTCTGGCGGTCCCCAGAGCCCTTCCCTGTGGCTCAAACAGCTCCCTGGTGCTTTCACTTCCCACAGAAATACTACCCGCCCGACTTTGACCCGTCAAAGATCCCCAAGCTCAAGCTCCCCAAAGATCGGCAGTACGTGGTGAGGTTGATGGCTCCCTTCAACATGAGGTGAGTGCCCCGCCCCCCGTGCGCCTCTTCATGTGCCCCCCCACGTGACATCCCAGTGAGTACGTGACTCGACCAGCTGTCACCTTCCTCAAAGTTCAGGATTAACCCCCCTGGATCTTGATCATTGGTAGTTAAGTGTATTAAGCGGAGATGGGGCCCTGGGTACTAATTCACCTCCTCACAACAGCCACGCTCCTTCataccccaggacctttgcacgggctgttccttctgcctggaaccctcttccttcttctctcacGTGGCTGGTGCTTCTTCACGCTTCAGGTCTTGGCTTAAATCTCTCCCCCTCAGGGacgcgtggctggctcagtccgtaaagcatgcgactgttgatctcagggttgtgagtttgagccccacattgggtgtagagaataacaaaaaaataataagtagcttaaaaatatgaatattaaaaaagcaagaaatctttggggcacacgggtggctcagtcggttaagcatctgacttcggctcagggtaTGATTTCAGGGTTCGTGACTTCACGCCCCGTGTCGGGTGAGCTCGATCCCCACTtggggtgagccctgcttctctctctctctgctccttgctcactttcgccctccctctctcaaaaaattaatcatttacttattttaattaaatcttaaaaaaaaatctcacctccTCGGAGaggccctcctgcccccccaTCTGACCCCTTCCGTGATCCCCTCTCCCTCACGGTCCCCAGATCTtgccctctgccctgcttcccaGCGACCGCCTCCCCAATGCTGAGTCCTACAGATTTTCACGTTTCCGCACGTAGAAGTTAGATATCCCGACCATCACAGACCCCTGGTTGAGTGAAATTCAGCGTTTATGTATTGTTAGTCTGTTTCTCGCTCTCCTTCGTtcattcgttttgtttttaattcaacaaTCACTCtgggtgcctgctgtgtgccagggccCAGGCTGGGCCCCAGGGATGCTGCGGGGAAGGAGACCGGCAGAGCCCCTGGCCCGCGGAGCCCACAGTCAGAAGGGGTGGAGATAATAACCCAGTGTTCGGGCACATTCACGCCCGGTGTACATGGGACGACGTGTGAATCAGGCATGAGGGAGGGTGACTGAGTAGGTGGCAGGAAGGGAGGCTGCGTAGCTGATGTGGTCAGGGACACGTCAGAAGACACGCCAGCAGGGCTGGGGTCTGAAAGGTGAAGGGTGTCCTGGGTTCTGAAGTGCAGGGCAGAGGCCCGGAGGCGGCCCGAGCTGGGGGTATTTGTAGGAACCGTCAGGAGGCCGGGGTGCTGCGCCTGGGGAGCACGGGGCCTGGGTGAGGGCAGGCTGGCGGGAGCTTCCGTGTGGCTCCTGTGGCTTCCCTCCTGGTGGCTCCGAACCTTGTGGAGGCTAGGATGCCCCGTGAGCGCCAGCCAGGCTTCTGGGAGCGGGTGACCGGCGCGTCTCAGAGCGCCTGGATCGTCCGGGTGCTTCCCCAGAAGGGGACCCTGGGAACCAAGACCCAGGCAGGTAGGAGGAAGAACGGGCAAGACGGGGGGCGTCTGAGGCAGGCTGccgtgggagggagggagctccCCGTCCCTGGAGGTATGCAAGCAGCCATCCGCCAGAATGCCCGAGCATCCGACCGCAGGAACCTGGGTACCGAGATGGCACAAGGCCCTCTGTCCCGCCCCACAGGTGTAAGACGTGCGGGGAATACATCTACAAGGGCAAGAAATTCAACGCGCGCAAGGAGACGGTGCAGAATGAGGCCTACCTGGGCCTGCCCATCTTCCGCTTCTACATCAAGTGCACGCGGTGCCTGGCAGAGATCACCTTCAAGGTAGACGCCAGCCGGGCTGGCCCTGCCCCCTCGGGGGCTCCCGGCCCGTCCTCTCCCCGCAGGGGGTCCCCCTTTCACTTTATCCCCAGGAAACGGAGGCATTTTGGGGGGTTGTTCACGGCAGCATCGTTCGTAGGGGCAGAAACGCAGAAGCCACCCACATGTACAGTAAGGAGGGACTCGGTGACCATGCGGTGAGGAGTGGCGCGGCCGGTAACCATCACGACTGTGCCAGGCTTTGGGGAGAGGACGAGGAGAGCCTCCCGCGCTCTCTTCACGCCCTGACGTACTGTCTTCTCCCCATACGTTCTTCCCTTTGGGTTTAATGAACAAGATTTgggtaaaaatgaagaaaaacgaCATTGAAAGAATTACATATTTTGATgactttgtattaaaaaatatttttttaacctttatttttgagagagagagagagagagagagagagagacagaatatgagcaggggaggggcagacagggagggagacacagaatccaaagcaggctccaggggagaggcagagaaagggaatcccaagcagggccccccccccaccccacccccagcgctGACGTCGcggagccggatgcggggctcccACCCACGCACgcgctgtgagatcacgacccccaccgacatcaagagtcggacgctcgactggccgagccacgcaggcgccccagtatgAGTTTGTTTCAAGACCAGAGGCACTGTGGCAAAATGTTAGAAACCGGGCTTCCTGGTGGAGAATTTCAGGCGATTGCGTAGCGAGGGGGACGTGGAGGGCGGGCGCGTCCCCGTGTGAGGTAGACACAGCTCAGACGGGAGTACAGGCCCCGCACCCGCAGATCGGGTCCCCTCCTCTGCCCGGCCGGGCCCCGTGCGTGGAAACGGTCGCTCGGAGGTTTCTTGTACGGCGTCCAGGAGAAGTGCTGCGCGCGCACGCGCGGAGCGATCACCCTCTACCCGGCCCTCTTTGGCTTAGCGCTGCGGCGCTTATTTGGGATACTGGGAGACACCCAGGAGCGGCCTGGCCGGCCCAGCGCGTCCCGTCTGCCCCGCACCAGCTTCCCCGCCCGGCAGCGCCCCCCGCTTCCCCGGGCCTCCGTCGCAGTCGGAAGCCAACAGATTTCGGGACGCCATGTAGATTTCCGCGTTTTCCCCAATGCCACCTTTCCAGCGCGGGGGTCTCGTCCAGGAGCCCAGCTTacatctcctccctctctccgtTTTATCAATGCGGGCAGGTGCACGCTGTGCACGGACGCGATATGTGATTTAGAATTGTGAaaggcgcgcacacacacagcagaTACATACGTgcgcgcgcacatgcacacaGCAGACAGGAAGACCGGCTGCGCGCAAAGACCCAGAGACTCGTATTTGCAACCGTGTGCAGGGCggcaggggggcagagggcgGGTAGAGAGAGGTGTGAAGGTCCAGGCTACAGAATTTGGCACTTTTGGCAAAGGGGACAGGAGCTCTAGAAAGCACCAAACGAGCCGAGTGTTAAGGAAGGGAGGGGCGCCCGagcggctcagccggttaagcgtccgacgtcggctcaggtcatgatctcagggttcgtgagttcaaaccccgcgtcgtcggtctctgtgttgacagctcggagcctggagcctgcttgggattctctctctctccctctttctcctcttcctctagttttctctctctctcccaaaataaactaactagctcaataagtaaataaactttttaaaaaaaggaaacaaaagaaaagaacaggctGGAGAAGGAGTGAAGCATGACAGAAGGTGTCCCGGGCTGTGGGCTGGCAGGATCTCTTGACGCCCAAGGACACAGGACTGACgtctgtcctccccccccccccccccactccccccgcctTACAGACAGACCCAGAGAACACCGACTACAGCATGGAGCACGGGGCCACCCGGAACTTCCAGGCGGAGAagctcctggaggaggaggagaagcggGTGCAGAAGGAGCGGG
This sequence is a window from Prionailurus bengalensis isolate Pbe53 chromosome A2, Fcat_Pben_1.1_paternal_pri, whole genome shotgun sequence. Protein-coding genes within it:
- the EBI3 gene encoding interleukin-27 subunit beta isoform X1, translated to MASRLLLVLALCVGCSPCIGREAAPTQPRVRCWASRYPIAVDCIWTLPASPLPTRPTSFIATYRLGVAAHGESRPCLQPTPEATSCTIPDVQMFSMVPYILNVTAVQPRGTSSSFVPFVPEHIIKPDPPEGVRLSPIPGQRLWVQWEPPRSWPFPETFSLKYWIRYKHHRSARFRQVGPIEATSFTLRALRPQAKYCIQVAAQDLTDYGEVSDWSLPATASMIWGK
- the EBI3 gene encoding interleukin-27 subunit beta isoform X2: MASRLLLVLALCVGCSPCIGREAPTQPRVRCWASRYPIAVDCIWTLPASPLPTRPTSFIATYRLGVAAHGESRPCLQPTPEATSCTIPDVQMFSMVPYILNVTAVQPRGTSSSFVPFVPEHIIKPDPPEGVRLSPIPGQRLWVQWEPPRSWPFPETFSLKYWIRYKHHRSARFRQVGPIEATSFTLRALRPQAKYCIQVAAQDLTDYGEVSDWSLPATASMIWGK